One Ranitomeya variabilis isolate aRanVar5 chromosome 4, aRanVar5.hap1, whole genome shotgun sequence genomic window, ACATACATCCGAAGGCAGGAACAGTGAATCAATCAGCATGGGATAAAAGATTTTCACAGTGCTCACCAGAGTACCACAGGACCACGGGTGCCAGGTTCAATGTCGCCCCGGGAACGTGACTGCTAAGACCCTTGAACAGTGCAGGCATGCAAAATGAGTATGTTTTTATTTGAAAGAAGACAAACATGAGGAATAACAAGGTGTTGTCCTAgtaatgaacaacccctttaagaaatacaattttcggttaaaacatttccaacattcttaACATGAAAAACACTTCTCCCCATTGTGATTTCTCTGATGTTAAAGAGTTGATTTTAgtgtaaaacatttcctacattatgaacatgaaaaagatttctcccctgtgtgggttctttggtgtataacaaaattacatttcttattaaaacatttcccacattctggacaggaaaaaggcttctctcctgtgtgacttctctggtggtTAAACAAagctgatttctgattaaaacatttgccacattctgaacaggaaaagggcttctcccctgtgtgggttctctggtgcttaaccaaaactgatttcacattaaaacatttgccacattctgaacatgaaaaaggtttcacccctgtgtgggttctctggtgcgtaaccaaaactgatttcacattaaaacatttgccacattctgaacatgaaaaaggtttcacccctgtgtgggttctctggtgcgtaaccaaaactgatttcacattaaaacatttgccacattctgaacatgaaaaaggtttcacccctgtgtgggttctctggtgtgtaaTCAAATCCGATTTCTGtttacaacatttcccacattctgaacaagaaaaaggcttctcccctgtgtgggttctctggtgcgtaaccaaaactgatttcacattaaaacatttgccacattctgaacatgaaaaaggtttcacccctgtgtgggttctctggtgtgtaaTCAAATCCGATTTCTGtttacaacatttcccacattctgaacaagaaaaaggcttctcccctgtgtgggttctctggtgcgtaaccaaagctgatttcttgttaaaacatttgccacattctgaacataaaaaaggtttCACCcccgtgtgggttctctggtgcgtaaccaaagctgatttctgtttaaaacatttcccacattctgaacaggaaaaaggcttctcccctgtgtgggttctctggtgcttaaccaaaactgatttctcattaaaacatttgccacattctaaacatgaaaaaggtttcacccctgtgtgggttctgtggTGCGTAACCAATgttgatttctgtttaaaacattttccacattctgaacaggaaaaaggcttctcccctgtgtgagttctctggtgtctaacaagatgggATTTACGTTTAAAACATTtttcacacttggaacaagaaaagctTTTCTCCGCTGTGTGAATGATtggatgtttaagaaaagacttttcgaTGGGAAAACTGTTTCCATATTCTGGACATAAAAATTGCTTCTTTGATTTAGGAGTATTTccgtttttaatgcttattttgtaacTCTGATTTTCCTTAGTTGTCaccaatgaatcagaagacaggacctgtttcaaaggatcagatgatagGTCTTTGCTGTGaacggatgatggtatatctggagtaatggcattaacTTCAATTGTATCCAGTGGGATCTCAAAATCATCCGATCTAAAAATTAAagatgtcagctgttcctctgatctcctgatacagtcatctgccaagatatAAACCAGTTATtatatttcaataaaatatcttgcATGTCATTTACAATTTCTACTTCaactgtctgtaaaaatggcaagttatgtaaaaaCATTGAAttcttcaccaagacaatgacagctcacagtctaatagaaaatctcataggatgaaccagtggagcgtggtgttcaactgttcattctgcctcccaaatatggaaCAAAAAGCTGCACATAAACATGTTGACGAAcctaataccaataaaaacttctattcatctaacaaaaaacaagtccccactcaggtccatcatctgtcagtggaaaaataggaggtttccacattattagtggctcaaaggctcttgaaaattAACATAGCTTCCATTAACCAATCCAGAAATAAccactctcccaaagtcaaatttccCCCTCACCTCTGAGCCTTTCAGTATGCCCAAACCACATGTATTTGGCATTACTctagtgagaagaacccacttaatttatggtgtgtgtgtctcctggagcacaatcagggcactatgtgttgggtaataaaatggcacatTTGCCATTTTTTTCCCCTACATCCTGTGTGCTAATTTCCGGAAATTGCCTATGGAATCAAAAATTGCCACTATTCCAATAGATTAGTTctctgagggttataatttccaaaattgagtCATTTTATGGGGATTCCTACAGCTCTGATTTTCTgaaattttgtcatattagggcttctgcagatGGTGTGTCACATCTCTTCTAGGATCTGCCCCTATGATGTCAGCAGGCGTGTCCTTATTCATATGGCTGGCTGGGCTAGAAACGGAGTAGACGTTGGTACCAGAAGCTCTGGATGACATAGGCTCGATTCAGCCACTAAGATTAGGATGCCTGGGACAAGTAGTACCTtctagtctggcagtatgggtgtatGTGTTATCCAGCTGAAGTAATCTGCTCCCTTATACAGCCAATTGGATAGCACCATATTCTATGACAGCTCGAAGCATATTGAaggaagctgccagatacagccttgttcttCTCTGGTTCGGTCCTCTATGTTCAGCTCatggcttgtgtatttgtttcctgttgtgatccCGGCCTGTTTGCTGACTACTCTtatgtcttctgattttgtatttgcTCTGCCTTACTGGTTCTGACCCGGCTACCTGACTATTGTTCTTCCCATTTCACACCACCGAATAGCAGGCAACACTGTGGGCCAAGCCAGGTGGGTCTCTGTGTAAGTCCTGATCCATGTAGAGGTGTTAAAGGCTAATGAGCAAGACAATGCCTGGGATCAGGAAGATGGAGTAAATAGCGCCAAGCCTGTTTGTGGTGGCCATCTTTTGAGCTGATAGGTGGCCACAAACACTGCAACTAATACTTTGAGTCTGCAAGCTATTCCAGTAAGATCTGGATTCAAATAgttaaatggtgctctttcccttctcaaCCCTGAAATGTGCCCAGACAGTAATGTACAACCATATATAGGGAATTGTCAGATACAAGAGAAGTTGTAAAATAATGTGTGAGGTCTATCTGTTTGCTATTACcctttgtgaaagtgaaaaaatgtgggcttatattttgtgaagaattctaaaattatcaccacatgaagtgacacacgtcagatttgaaaaatggaccCTGATTAGGAACATAAAACTGGCTGCAGGAACTGGTTATCAGAGTATTTTGGGAactaactactgtagtcaaaatcTGTGACTATAGACAacaacacatctactgaaatgatcaaactcaacaaACTTCATTAGtaaaaaatgagtaactagtggtgaaacctctctggagcAGTTACAGTataattttctgtcagatgagtttcaagaagaaatattagatagtcaaaggtaagagaagagaaagtattagtgctccccatttcaggagagattgtgcagtaatctgaattctttAGGATTGAAAACAAATTGAAATTTATGATGTGGAGTGAATTCATGAAATCAAGGCTCAAGCCATGCCAACATCTTCTGCaggcataaataaatgtattttacagctatcagccacgcacagctaagAGATATATCATGGGACAGGTGTAATATTTTGTGTGTAGTTTATCATAATCCTCCttgaagttaccgtatatactcgagtataagccgacccgagtataagccgacccccctaattttgccacaaaaaactgggaaaacttattgactcgagtataagcctagggtgggaaatgcagcagctaccggtgaatttcaaaaataaaaatagatgctccataccgttcattatggccccatagctgtgccatatagtgctctgcaccattcattattgccccatagccagtggcgtaactacaaagttatgggccccggtgcgaacttccaaatggggccccccccccctacctccgtgacgcccccccacccccttcccctagatacgcctcggactgttgcaggaatctcctgcactgcaacatggtgttgggtgccagcacagcccgcacagtggtatatccagcacagcccgcacagtggtatatccagcacagcccgcacagtggtatatccagcacagcccgcacagtggtatatccagcacagcccgcacagtggtatatccagcacagcccgcacagtggtatatccagcacagcccgcacagtggtatatacagcacagcccgcacagtggtatgtacagcacagcccgcacagtggtatatacagcacagcccgcacaggggtaaatacagcacagcccgcacaggggtaaatacagcacagcccgcacaggggtatatacagcacagcccgcacaggggtatatacagcacagcccgcacaggggtatatacagcacagcccgcacaggggtatatacagcacagcccgcacaggggtatatacagcacagcccgcacagtggtatatccagcacagcccgcacaggggtatatagagcacagcccgcacaggggtatatacagcacagcccgcacaggggtatatacagcagagcccgcacaggggtatatacagcagagcccgcacaggggtatatacagcacagccgcacaggggtatatacagcacagccggcacaggggtatatacagcacagcccgcacagtggtatatacagcacagccagcacaggggtatatagagcacagcccgcacagggatatatacagcagagcccacacaggggtatatacagcagagcccgcacaggggtatatgcagcacagccagcacaggggtatatagagcacagccagcacaggggtatatagagcacagccagcacaggggtatatagagcacagccagcacagggatatatacagcacagcccgcacagggatatatacagcacagcccgcacagggatatatacagcagagcccgcacaggggtatatgcagcacagccagcacaggggtatatagagcacagccagcacaggggtatatagagcacagcccgcatctcatctcccccccccccccgataatggccccacagtccggtgaaaaagaaaaaaaaaaactctcctcacctttccttttgcccgcgctgctcctggtggctgcagtctgcccaggacactgcaggtgcgcgatgatatgacgtcatcgcgcacccgcagtgtactgtcagaggcagagcggggaatgatgggagagggagcgtcaggtgacgctctcctccatcattgcattgaactataccggtgtcatagacgccggtatagttaaatgcggcggcggcggcggggggggggaggaacagtgcagcggcccactactggcatcggctcttctggcatttgccagaagtgcccgatgtccagcccggccctgccctgccggcccggggcccctgacctgcggggcccggtcgcaatggcgaccgctgcgaccgcggtcgttacgcccctgcccatagctgtaccatagaaagctgtgccatatagtgctcttcaccgttaattattgccccatagctgtgccatatagtgctctgcaccattcattattgccccatagctgtgccatatagtgctctgcaccgttcattattgccccatagctgtgccatatagtgctctgcaccattcattattgccccatagctgtgccatatagtgctctgcaccgttcattattgccccatagctgtgccatatatagtgctctgcaccgttcattattgccccatagctttgccatatagtgctctgcaccgttcattattgccccatagctgtgccatatagtgctctgcaccattcattattgccccatagctgtgccatatagtgctctgcaccgttcattattgccccatagatgtaccatagaaagctgtgctgctgctgctgctgcaataaaaataataaaacacatactcacctgtcttgcttgcagctcctcagcgtcccgtcccggcgtctctttgcactgactgatcaggcagagggcggcgcgcacattttatgcgtcatcgcgccctctgacctgcacagtcagtgcggagagacgccgggaagatggcgcggcacccggcgtgtggaacgcggacaggtgaatatgacatacttacctgctcccggcgtcccgctccttcccccgg contains:
- the LOC143766513 gene encoding uncharacterized protein LOC143766513, whose amino-acid sequence is MDRDKMVERILHLTLEILFRLTGENYTVVKKTPSERCQDPVSEGRGRPMSPALRPPPHPLVYEDINDPKILELACKMIELLTGEVPIRCQDVAVYFSMEEWEYLEGHKDVYKEIMMEIPQPLTSPDLSSKRTTPERCPRPLLPEDRKQEDPNVPQDHQGEDLTHINTTETYVRGDERCKEEIPTYDYPDDCIRRSEEQLTSLIFRSDDFEIPLDTIEVNAITPDIPSSVHSKDLSSDPLKQVLSSDSLVTTKENQSYKISIKNGNTPKSKKQFLCPEYGNSFPIEKSFLKHPIIHTAEKSFSCSKCEKCFKRKSHLVRHQRTHTGEKPFSCSECGKCFKQKSTLVTHHRTHTGVKPFSCLECGKCFNEKSVLVKHQRTHTGEKPFSCSECGKCFKQKSALVTHQRTHTGVKPFLCSECGKCFNKKSALVTHQRTHTGEKPFSCSECGKCCKQKSDLITHQRTHTGVKPFSCSECGKCFNVKSVLVTHQRTHTGEKPFSCSECGKCCKQKSDLITHQRTHTGVKPFSCSECGKCFNVKSVLVTHQRTHTGVKPFSCSECGKCFNVKSVLVTHQRTHTGVKPFSCSECGKCFNVKSVLVKHQRTHTGEKPFSCSECGKCFNQKSALFNHQRSHTGEKPFSCPECGKCFNKKCNFVIHQRTHTGEKSFSCS